TCATAAACCCTAGCTCCTTTGCCCTTCGAGATAAAGACGGGGGTGCCCCCAACTGCCCTAAAAGAGCGAACCGGGCTGTTTACACCGCCGGGCATAATGCGCTCTGCAGCTTTATACAGCTTTCTTGATTTCTTTATTTGGAATGTCATTTACTAACTTGGATGGGTAGTTAAGCCAGAAATAGTTAACATGATACACCAATACTGTCAAACCTCTACCGCAAAACATAATGTGAAGAAATAAGCCGGATAATGGGATGGGAAAGAAGCGATTGCTTCTTTCCCATAATATAATTTTTCTACTCTAAATTAATAACTACTTTTATAGAGTAGGTTTGCTCTCCTCGTTAAACTTGAAGAAAATCCTTGCTCCTGGCATTGCCCCTGGCTGTACCGGAATGAATTGAGACCTTCTGTTAAGCTGATATGCTTCTTCGGTAGTACCCGCAGCAAATTTTGAAGTCTCACCCTTTCCTATGGCTTGTATCCTGTTAGGATCAACCCCTAGCTGAACCAGGTACGCTTTTGTAGCATCTGCCCTTCTCTGGGCGAGCCTTAAGTTATACTCCGGCGTACCTCTTATGTCTGCATATCCCTCGATTACGACGGTAACGTCCGGGTTGTTCTTCAGAACCTCGGCGTTCTGCTGAAGCACCGGCTCTGCATCAGGTCTAATATTGGACTTATCAAAATCAAAGAATATATCGTTAAGGGCAACCTCACCCATGGTCTCAGGGGGAGGAGGAACTTCTACTTGTTGACATTTTGCTCTGGCCTCATCAGCCTTTGCCTTAGCGTCAATAAGAAGCCTGCGGGCCTCTAGCTCGCTACAGAACTCACCAGCAAGAGCTTTACCCCGTGCCAGAGCACTTTCAGCCGCCGCACATTCCTCGGGTGCACAGGCTGGGCATCCAGCTTCCTTCGCCGCCGCAACCGCTGCCTCGGCATCAGCGAGCTCCTGGGTCGGGGGAGGGGTAGCACAACTAGCAAAATAAAGTAACGCAAGAACCAAAACGGGAAAAACTAGAAGAAGTTTATCCCTTTTCATTTTACTGTACCTCCTTTAAGATTATTTACTCTCTATAATAATATTTTTAACGCTTTACTGCAAGTTCCCGTAATTTTTCCCTGGCTATTCTAGCCTCT
The sequence above is drawn from the Thermodesulfobacteriota bacterium genome and encodes:
- a CDS encoding OmpA family protein gives rise to the protein MKRDKLLLVFPVLVLALLYFASCATPPPTQELADAEAAVAAAKEAGCPACAPEECAAAESALARGKALAGEFCSELEARRLLIDAKAKADEARAKCQQVEVPPPPETMGEVALNDIFFDFDKSNIRPDAEPVLQQNAEVLKNNPDVTVVIEGYADIRGTPEYNLRLAQRRADATKAYLVQLGVDPNRIQAIGKGETSKFAAGTTEEAYQLNRRSQFIPVQPGAMPGARIFFKFNEESKPTL